A genome region from Primulina eburnea isolate SZY01 chromosome 9, ASM2296580v1, whole genome shotgun sequence includes the following:
- the LOC140841493 gene encoding probable carboxylesterase 16: protein MPSIGVKLYSVFFKFMLKHRLQSRLQTPEGDASGGGAASFGLTSRPDEETAATSNPSFTDGVATKDHHIDPLTSLSIRIFLPDTCLRSPETLTKSRPGPGSDSAQSFNRRNSYESPNNSVSSSNSNPLTRAQNVDSNRRNSYGCSNDDLDLKSGSGIYGGYNPVGNKCRKLPVMLQFHGGGFVSGSNDSVANDYFCRRIAKLCDVIVLAVGYRLAPENKYPAAFEDGLRVLHWLAKQTNLAECSKSLGSLNGGGADLRKTDGNWRVPDAFGASMVEPWLAAHGDPLRCVLLGVSCGGNIAEYVARKAVEAGKLLDPVKVVAQVLMYPFFIGSVPTHSEIKLANSYFYDKGMCVLAWKLLLTEEEFSLDHPAANPLISGRGPPLKQMPPTLTVVAEHDWMRDRAIAYSEELRKVNVDAPVLEYKDAVHEFATLDLLLKTPQAQACAEDIAIWVKKHISLRGHEFSY, encoded by the exons atgcCAAGCATAGGTGTGAAATTGTACAGCGTGTTCTTCAAATTTATGCTAAAGCATCGGTTACAGAGCCGATTGCAGACACCTGAAGGCGATGCATCCGGTGGTGGCGCCGCCTCCTTCGGGCTCACGTCACGACCGGATGAGGAGACGGCAGCGACATCCAACCCTTCCTTCACCGACGGTGTTGCCACCAAGGACCATCATATTGATCCCTTAACCTCTCTCTCGATCCGTATCTTTCTCCCGGATACTTGCCTACGTTCCCCTGAAACTTTAACAAAATCTAGGCCCGGGCCTGGATCCGATTCGGCCCAGTCGTTTAACCGCCGCAACAGCTACGAGTCGCCCAACAATAGTGTTTCTAGCAGCAATTCTAATCCTCTTACGCGTGCTCAGAATGTTGATAGCAACAGAAGAAATAGTTACGGATGTAGCAACGATGACTTGGATTTAAAATCGGGAAGTGGGATTTACGGAGGGTATAATCCGGTGGGGAACAAGTGCCGCAAACTACCAGTGATGTTGCAATTCCATGGTGGAGGATTCGTTAGTGGGAGCAACGATTCGGTTGCGAATGATTATTTCTGCAGGCGCATTGCGAAATTGTGTGATGTGATTGTATTGGCAGTGGGTTATAGATTGGCGCCTGAGAATAAGTACCCAGCAGCATTCGAGGATGGGTTGAGGGTGCTGCATTGGCTGGCAAAGCAAACTAATTTGGCTGAATGTAGCAAGTCGTTGGGGAGTTTGAACGGAGGTGGAGCTGATTTGAGGAAGACAGATGGTAATTGGCGTGTTCCTGACGCTTTCGGCGCGTCAATGGTGGAGCCTTGGTTGGCTGCGCATGGAGATCCGTTGAG GTGTGTGCTTCTTGGAGTGAGTTGTGGGGGGAATATTGCTGAATACGTGGCAAGGAAAGCCGTAGAGGCAGGTAAGCTTTTGGACCCAGTAAAGGTGGTTGCGCAGGTTTTGATGTATCCCTTCTTCATTGGAAGTGTACCCACACATTCAGAGATTAAACTGGCAAACTCCTACTTCTATGACAAGGGTATGTGTGTACTTGCATGGAAACTTCTCCTAACCGAGGAGGAGTTTAGCCTGGATCACCCTGCTGCCAACCCACTCATTTCTGGTAGAGGACCTCCTTTGAAGCAGATGCCTCCAACACTGACTGTTGTAGCTGAACATGACTGGATGAGAGATCGAGCAATTGCATACTCAGAGGAGCTCCGGAAAGTAAATGTGGATGCTCCTGTTCTTGAGTACAAAGATGCAGTTCATGAATTTGCAACCCTTGACCTGCTTCTTAAGACACCTCAGGCTCAGGCTTGTGCGGAGGACATTGCCATCTGGGTCAAGAAACATATTTCACTTCGAGGTCACGAGTTTTCGTATTGA